The Drosophila biarmipes strain raj3 chromosome 2L, RU_DBia_V1.1, whole genome shotgun sequence genome has a window encoding:
- the LOC108033850 gene encoding dual specificity protein phosphatase CDC14A isoform X1 — protein MMLDDDNSDLLVCASEMQEDRLYFVAFKKNIKPKNTINTHYFSIDEEFVYENFYNDFGPLNICMLYRYCMKLNTKLTAKCHANKKIVHYTSMNPAKRLNAAYLIGSYAIIYLNKTPQEAYRPLVAGEIPAYTRFCDASYGPSSFKISLLDCLNAVHKGLQAGFFNFNDFDAEEYEYFERVENGDFNWIVPQKFIAFCGPHQKSKTLPNGYPCHAPERYFSYFRDNNVTTVIRLNAKVYHASSFENAGFDHKDLFFIDGSTPSDAIMKKFLSICETTKGAIAVHCKAGLGRTGSLIGAYIMKHYGFTALEAIAWLRLCRPGSVIGHQQQWMEDKQSWLWSEGERMRRRTTLPILKHTYGINSLELKTKLASAASDSEDHVDLLLTRVKGISQRVDTMHLNDQDNLDAACADQTDEELSEQRQLERDERALYQSAEDPNCNGSDDNDTDTISAPAEQTLSSSYTISTRRRKSPSGANKPTIIATSLRRLVNPNANRSGLSSATGVYPAPEVASCTEKKLRKPSANVFEAARHTIASTVRMTQTALEKKQAQTQGDKLNQIKALRRHHSRSVNVNSNSEQELNQRHTRARSQPFRNNNSGVVGNPAMTSLKAGQPTSSCLPTSTAAAALLANNLNNNNGSSSNNNNNSTLSNSLNNYNNNNNTTNNILASSGSSRTRSLAIYSKRMELKHLRKAEQQQVQQEHPMLPAEKQLLRPYATINESKIPVVSGGGSGGAGSSATIPPTRGSAARTSHHHMTLRGRSRIRYQRPNAGEPAPVAAQTQPCTVATARYYRDVSAIPTIGNVLGGGSGGSSASSASFNIATRSASATLDLNSNPLPKTKLTNLNNNPTPTPPPSSNPADTSRLSGRGSAELQAIIEHGLVAGSAKRNKRSLSSTRLDKDKSDEYNTKLLRKTAAAAAAAATAASSGGTAATTTSGSISASSNNASTNSNMNNNCKYNSCSSSNSGSFKLSRRLFGESGSSASTSASNSGIPTPTAPPSSSQWHQHLARGVSRVSSERDRERQQQQSLDHQQSNLKLRKKISY, from the exons ATGATGTTGGACGATGACAACTCGGATCTGCTGGTCTGTGCATCGGAGATGCAAGAAG ACCGCTTGTACTTTGTGGCCTTCAAGAAGAACATCAAGCCAAAGAACACGATTAACACCCACTACTTCAGCATCGACGAGGAGTTCGTCTACGAGAATTTCTACAACGACTTTGGTCCCCTGAACATATGCATGCTGTACAGGTATTGCATGAAGCTGAACACCAAGTTGACCGCCAAGTGCCATGCCAACAAAAAGATAGTTCACTACACCTCCATGAATCCGGCCAAGCGACTCAATGCGGCCTACCTGATTGGTTCGTATGCA aTAATCTACCTAAATAAGACGCCCCAGGAGGCGTACAGGCCGCTGGTTGCTGGCGAGATTCCCGCCTACACGCGCTTTTGTGACGCCAGCTACGGACCCAGCAGTTTCAAGATATCACTGCTGGATTGTCTGAATGCTGTGCACAAAGGATTGCAGGCGGGATTCTTCAATTTCAACGACTTCGATGCCGAGGAGTACGAGTACTTCGAGCGAGTGGAGAACGGCGACTTCAACTGGATTGTGCCGCAGAAGTTCATAGCGTTTTGTGGACCTCATCAGAAGAGCAAGACGCTGCCGAATGGATATCCGTGCCATGCACCCGAGCGCTACTTCAGCTATTTTCGGGATAATAATGTCACGACCGTCATTCGGCTGAATGCCAAGGTCTATCACGCATCTTCTTTTGAGAACGCTGGCTTCGATCACAAGGATCTGTTCTTCATCGATGGCAGTACGCCGAGCGATGCCATCATGAAGAAGTTCCTCTCCATCTGCGAGACAACGAAAGGGGCGATTGCGGTTCATTGCAAGGCGGGTCTAGGACGCACGGGCAGCCTGATCGGAGCCTATATCATGAAGCACTACGGGTTCACTGCCCTGGAGGCCATTGCCTGGTTGAGGCTCTGTCGGCCAGGATCTGTCATTGGACATCAGCAGCAGTGGATGGAAGA CAAACAAAGCTGGCTGTGGTCGGAGGGCGAACGAATGCGCCGGCGCACTACGCTCCCGATCCTCAAGCACACGTACGGAATCAACAGCCTGGAGCTGAAGACCAAACTGGCCTCAGCTGCCTCCGATTCCGAGGATCATGTGGATCTGCTTTTAACCCGCGTGAAAGGCATTTCCCAACGTGTCGATACGATGCACTTGAACGACCAGGACAACCTGGACGCTGCGTGCGCGGATCAAACGGATGAGGAGCTCTCGGAGCAGCGGCAATTAGAGCGAGACGAGCGAGCTCTGTATCAATCCGCTGAGGATCCCAATTGCAATGGTAGCGATGACAACGATACGGACACAATAAGTGCACCAGCGGAACAGACGCTGTCCTCAAGTTATACAATATCCACACGGCGTAGGAAATCCCCGTCGGGTGCCAATAAGCCGACAATTATAGCCACGTCCCTGAGGCGTCTGGTCAATCCCAATGCGAATCGAAGTGgattgagtagcgctactggAGTTTATCCTGCTCCTGAGGTGGCCAGCTGCACGGAGAAGAAGTTGCGCAAGCCAAGTGCAAATGTCTTCGAGGCAGCCCGTCACACCATCGCTTCCACCGTCAGGATGACGCAGACAGCGCTGGAGAAGAAGCAGGCGCAGACGCAGGGCGACAAGCTGAACCAGATCAAGGCACTTAGGAGGCATCACTCGCGATCCGTCAACGTGAACAGCAACAG CGAACAGGAATTGAATCAGAGGCACACGAGAGCTCGGTCCCAGCCCTTCCGGAATAATAACAGCGGAGTGGTTGGCAATCCAGCGATGACCTCCTTGAAGGCGGGACAACCCACTTCATCATGTCTGCCTACCAGTACAGCGGCAGCCGCTCTTTTGGCTAATAATCTGAACAACAATAATGGCAGCAgcagtaacaacaacaacaacagtacTCTAAGCAACTCCCtgaataactataacaacaacaacaataccACTAACAATATTTTGGCCAGTTCGGGGAGCAGTCGCACCCGCAGCCTGGCGATATATAGCAAAAG AATGGAACTGAAGCACTTGCGAAAGGCGGAACAGCAGCAGGTGCAGCAGGAGCATCCAATGCTGCCGGCGGAGAAGCAGCTCCTCCGGCCATATGCCACCATTAACGAGAGCAAGATCCCGGTGGTATCTGGTGGAGGCAGTGGTGGTGCCGGCAGCTCGGCCACCATTCCGCCCACCAGGGGCAGTGCGGCACGCACCTCCCATCACCACATGACGCTCCGGGGAAGGTCGCGGATACGTTACCAACGTCCCAATGCCGGCGAACCGGCTCCGGTGGCCGCCCAAACCCAACCGTGCACCGTGGCCACGGCTAGGTACTACCGGGACGTGTCGGCCATACCCACAATTGGTAATGTCCTGGGTGGTGGCTCTGGTGGGTCGTCCGCCTCTTCTGCCTCCTTTAACATTGCCACACGCTCCGCATCCGCCACGCTCGATCTCAACTCCAATCCGCTGCCGAAAACCAAGTTAACCAACCTCAACAATAATCCAACACCCACTCCACCTCCTTCCTCCAATCCTGCAGACACAAGCCGGCttagtgggcgtggcagtgcCGAGCTGCAGGCGATCATCGAGCACGGCCTGGTGGCCGGTTCGGCCAAGCGGAACAAGCGATCGCTGAGCTCCACGCGTCTGGACAAGGACAAGAGCGACGAGTACAACACGAAGCTGCTGAGGAAAACGGCggctgcagcggcggcagctgcaacagcagcatcaTCCGGAGGAACTGCAGCGACGACCACCAGCGGTTCTATCAGTGCCTCCTCCAACAACGCCTCCACCAACAGCAACATGAACAACAATTGCAAGTAcaacagctgcagcagcagcaacagcggcagctTTAAGCTCTCCCGCCGCCTCTTCGGGGAATCCGGATCCTCGGCATCGACATCCGCCTCGAATTCGGGGATCCCCACGCCCACGGCACCGCCCTCCTCCAGCCAATGGCACCAGCATCTGGCCCGCGGCGTGAGTCGGGTGTCCAGCGAAAGGGATCGGGAgcgtcagcagcagcagtctctGGACCATCAGCAATCCAATCTCAAGCTGCGCAAGAAGATCAGCTACTGA
- the LOC108033850 gene encoding dual specificity protein phosphatase CDC14A isoform X2 yields the protein MMLDDDNSDLLVCASEMQEDRLYFVAFKKNIKPKNTINTHYFSIDEEFVYENFYNDFGPLNICMLYRYCMKLNTKLTAKCHANKKIVHYTSMNPAKRLNAAYLIGSYAIIYLNKTPQEAYRPLVAGEIPAYTRFCDASYGPSSFKISLLDCLNAVHKGLQAGFFNFNDFDAEEYEYFERVENGDFNWIVPQKFIAFCGPHQKSKTLPNGYPCHAPERYFSYFRDNNVTTVIRLNAKVYHASSFENAGFDHKDLFFIDGSTPSDAIMKKFLSICETTKGAIAVHCKAGLGRTGSLIGAYIMKHYGFTALEAIAWLRLCRPGSVIGHQQQWMEDKQSWLWSEGERMRRRTTLPILKHTYGINSLELKTKLASAASDSEDHVDLLLTRVKGISQRVDTMHLNDQDNLDAACADQTDEELSEQRQLERDERALYQSAEDPNCNGSDDNDTDTISAPAEQTLSSSYTISTRRRKSPSGANKPTIIATSLRRLVNPNANRSGLSSATGVYPAPEVASCTEKKLRKPSANVFEAARHTIASTVRMTQTALEKKQAQTQGDKLNQIKALRRHHSRSVNVNSNSEQELNQRHTRARSQPFRNNNSGVVGNPAMTSLKAGQPTSSCLPTSTAAAALLANNLNNNNGSSSNNNNNSTLSNSLNNYNNNNNTTNNILASSGSSRTRSLAIYSKRHKPA from the exons ATGATGTTGGACGATGACAACTCGGATCTGCTGGTCTGTGCATCGGAGATGCAAGAAG ACCGCTTGTACTTTGTGGCCTTCAAGAAGAACATCAAGCCAAAGAACACGATTAACACCCACTACTTCAGCATCGACGAGGAGTTCGTCTACGAGAATTTCTACAACGACTTTGGTCCCCTGAACATATGCATGCTGTACAGGTATTGCATGAAGCTGAACACCAAGTTGACCGCCAAGTGCCATGCCAACAAAAAGATAGTTCACTACACCTCCATGAATCCGGCCAAGCGACTCAATGCGGCCTACCTGATTGGTTCGTATGCA aTAATCTACCTAAATAAGACGCCCCAGGAGGCGTACAGGCCGCTGGTTGCTGGCGAGATTCCCGCCTACACGCGCTTTTGTGACGCCAGCTACGGACCCAGCAGTTTCAAGATATCACTGCTGGATTGTCTGAATGCTGTGCACAAAGGATTGCAGGCGGGATTCTTCAATTTCAACGACTTCGATGCCGAGGAGTACGAGTACTTCGAGCGAGTGGAGAACGGCGACTTCAACTGGATTGTGCCGCAGAAGTTCATAGCGTTTTGTGGACCTCATCAGAAGAGCAAGACGCTGCCGAATGGATATCCGTGCCATGCACCCGAGCGCTACTTCAGCTATTTTCGGGATAATAATGTCACGACCGTCATTCGGCTGAATGCCAAGGTCTATCACGCATCTTCTTTTGAGAACGCTGGCTTCGATCACAAGGATCTGTTCTTCATCGATGGCAGTACGCCGAGCGATGCCATCATGAAGAAGTTCCTCTCCATCTGCGAGACAACGAAAGGGGCGATTGCGGTTCATTGCAAGGCGGGTCTAGGACGCACGGGCAGCCTGATCGGAGCCTATATCATGAAGCACTACGGGTTCACTGCCCTGGAGGCCATTGCCTGGTTGAGGCTCTGTCGGCCAGGATCTGTCATTGGACATCAGCAGCAGTGGATGGAAGA CAAACAAAGCTGGCTGTGGTCGGAGGGCGAACGAATGCGCCGGCGCACTACGCTCCCGATCCTCAAGCACACGTACGGAATCAACAGCCTGGAGCTGAAGACCAAACTGGCCTCAGCTGCCTCCGATTCCGAGGATCATGTGGATCTGCTTTTAACCCGCGTGAAAGGCATTTCCCAACGTGTCGATACGATGCACTTGAACGACCAGGACAACCTGGACGCTGCGTGCGCGGATCAAACGGATGAGGAGCTCTCGGAGCAGCGGCAATTAGAGCGAGACGAGCGAGCTCTGTATCAATCCGCTGAGGATCCCAATTGCAATGGTAGCGATGACAACGATACGGACACAATAAGTGCACCAGCGGAACAGACGCTGTCCTCAAGTTATACAATATCCACACGGCGTAGGAAATCCCCGTCGGGTGCCAATAAGCCGACAATTATAGCCACGTCCCTGAGGCGTCTGGTCAATCCCAATGCGAATCGAAGTGgattgagtagcgctactggAGTTTATCCTGCTCCTGAGGTGGCCAGCTGCACGGAGAAGAAGTTGCGCAAGCCAAGTGCAAATGTCTTCGAGGCAGCCCGTCACACCATCGCTTCCACCGTCAGGATGACGCAGACAGCGCTGGAGAAGAAGCAGGCGCAGACGCAGGGCGACAAGCTGAACCAGATCAAGGCACTTAGGAGGCATCACTCGCGATCCGTCAACGTGAACAGCAACAG CGAACAGGAATTGAATCAGAGGCACACGAGAGCTCGGTCCCAGCCCTTCCGGAATAATAACAGCGGAGTGGTTGGCAATCCAGCGATGACCTCCTTGAAGGCGGGACAACCCACTTCATCATGTCTGCCTACCAGTACAGCGGCAGCCGCTCTTTTGGCTAATAATCTGAACAACAATAATGGCAGCAgcagtaacaacaacaacaacagtacTCTAAGCAACTCCCtgaataactataacaacaacaacaataccACTAACAATATTTTGGCCAGTTCGGGGAGCAGTCGCACCCGCAGCCTGGCGATATATAGCAAAAG ACACAAGCCGGCttag